The Acidimicrobiales bacterium genomic sequence GACGAGTTGAGGGGGGAGTACTCGTACTCGATCCGCAGTTCTTGTTGAGCTGTCAAACCTTGGCCCCCGGATGGGCGCCCCCACCCGGTGAGCTTGCGCCAGTAAGCGTAGAGCCAGTTCGGGCCCGGCCACCCTCACCACGGCGTGTCAGTGGTCACAGCGGGCTTGCGGGTGATGGTCCTGCGCCGGGCGACCCCTTCCCGAGTCGTCTGTAGCCGCCGATCCACAGTCGAGTCGTTCGTCGTCGGAGACCGACCACAGACGACTCGAGAACAACAAAACGACCACAAACGACTCGCCGAACCCCCCTTGGAGCCCGTCATTCAACCCGAAGGGCGGTCGGGCCAGCGGAGGTCGACGACGAGGCCCCAGTGGTCGCTGGCGAGGATGCCGGTGAGGGGCTCGTCGAAGGCGATCGAGGCGCTCAGCACCCGGCCGGCGCCCTTGCGGCGGGCGAACGCGTCGCCCAGGAGCACGTAGTCGATCCGCTTCGGCGGCACGTTGAGGGCGGCGCACACCGGGTTGGTGCGGGGGTCGGCGGTGATGCCCGGATCCGTCCGACCCGCGGCCGCCCAGGCGTCCCGGTAGTAGGTGCTGCGGCCGTCGATCACCGCCAGCGACATCAGGAACCGCATCTCGTCGGACCCCGGCTCGGCGTTGAAGTCGCCGCACAGCACCACGGGCAGCGACGCCGCCGGGTCGCGGGTCCGCTCGACGGCCTCGTCGATGGCCAGCACCTGCCGCACCCGGTGGTAGGCGTGGGCCGGGGCCGGCACCAGGTGGGTGGAGTAGACGTCGACACCGGCGGTGCGGGCGTGGAGCAGCTCGCTCTCGAAGTGCCGCAGCGGGTCGGGCGACTCGACGTCGACCGGCAGGGCGACCAGCTCCTGGTGGTCGATCGGCCAGCGGCTCAGGATGGCGGACCCGAAGCGCAGGCTGCGGTCGGGCCACAGCGGCTCCGGCAGCGGCAGCCCGCCGAAGCACCAGTGCCAGCGCCCCGGCCCACCCGGGGCGTTGTCCACCAGCCACTCGGCCGAGCACGGGTGCGTGCCGTCCTCCCAGGCCTCCTGCAGGCAGACGACGTCGGGGTCGAGCCGCTCGAACCAGGCGAGCACCTCGTGACGCCGCCGCTCCCAGTCGCGCTCCAGCAGCGACCCCATGTTGAGCTGCACCACCCGCAACGTCTCGGCACGAGCATCCGGCATGGGCGGCGAACCTAGTGCCACACCTCCGCCACCAGCTGCGCGATC encodes the following:
- a CDS encoding endonuclease/exonuclease/phosphatase family protein, encoding MPDARAETLRVVQLNMGSLLERDWERRRHEVLAWFERLDPDVVCLQEAWEDGTHPCSAEWLVDNAPGGPGRWHWCFGGLPLPEPLWPDRSLRFGSAILSRWPIDHQELVALPVDVESPDPLRHFESELLHARTAGVDVYSTHLVPAPAHAYHRVRQVLAIDEAVERTRDPAASLPVVLCGDFNAEPGSDEMRFLMSLAVIDGRSTYYRDAWAAAGRTDPGITADPRTNPVCAALNVPPKRIDYVLLGDAFARRKGAGRVLSASIAFDEPLTGILASDHWGLVVDLRWPDRPSG